The window TTGActtcagaaaacctccctgagagtttctcccagaaagaaccatctcatattatattattttaaagaacaagaactcCACATTTTGGCGCCCGAACAGCAACCCTGCTGCTGTTGCTGATTCCTTGGCCTCACTCGCCCACTGCCTCCTTTGCTTTGAGGCCTGATCTCCTTACTCAAGGCCGGGGTCCGAGCAGTCTGTGCCTCCTATCACCCAGTCCCGCTGGTGCAGCCGCTATGTCCGACATGAGTGGGGATCAACTGCACAACGACTGCCAGATCGATGCGGATTTCCAAGTGAATGATTGTCATAAAcacaaagataaatacaaagatcATGAACACCGACACAAAGAACACAAGAAGGACAAGGAAAAAGACCGGGAAAAGTTCAAGCACAGTAATAGTGAGCACAAAGATTCCTCAGagaagaaacacagagaaaaggagaaaaccaaacACAAAGATGGCAGctcaaagaaatgcaaagatgGAGACAAGGAGAAacgaaaggaagaaaagggaagaccATCTGGAGATGCAAacataaagaagaagaagaaagaaaatggtttttCTAGCCCTCCTCGTATTAAAGATGAACCAGATGATGATGGTTATTTTGCCTTATCTCAAGAAGATATCAAGCCTTTAAAGAGACCTCGAGAGGATGATGATATTGATTATAaacccaagaaaataaaaacagaagatatcAAGAAAGTGAAGAAGTGGAAaccagaggaagaggaggacaacAAAGATAACAAACTTCCTGAACCAGATAACAAAAGGAAGAAGCCTGAGAAAGAGGAGGAGCAAAAATGGAAATGGTGGGAAGAAGAGCGCTATCCTGAAGACATCAAGTGGAAATTCCTGGAACATAAAGGCCCTGTGTTTGCTCCACCTTACGAGCCTCTGCCAGAAAATGTCAAGTTCTACTATGATGGTAAAGTCATAAAGCTGAGTCCCAAAGCAGAAGAAGTGGCTACATTCTTTGCAAAAATGCTTGACCATGAATATACTACTAAGgatatttttaggaaaaatttcTTCAAAGACTGGAGAAAGGAgatgacaaatgaagaaaaaaataatatcaccAGTCTTAGCAAGTGTGACTTCAACCAGATAAGCCAGTATTTCAAAGCCCAGTCGGaagcaagaaaacaaatgagcaaggaagaaaaactgaaaatcaaagaggaaaatgaaaggcTATTGAAAGAGTATGGTTTCTGTGTAATGGACAATCACAGAGAGAGAATTGCCAACTTCAAGATTGAACCTCCTGGTCTTTTCCGGGGCCGAGGCAACCATCCCAAGATGGGAATGTTGAAAAGGCGGATTATGCCTGAAGATATAATTATCAACTGTAGCAAAGATGCCAaggttcctcctcctccccctggacataaatggaaagaagttCGACATGATAACAAGGTTACCTGGCTGGTGTCCTGGACTGAGAATATCCAAGGATCCATCAAGTACATTATGCTGAACCCTAGTTCACGAATCAAGGGAGAGAAAGATTGGCAGAAGTATGAGACAGCCCGTAGATTGAAGAAGTGCATAGACAGGATCCAGAACCAATACCGAGAAGACTGGAAGTCCAAGGAAATGAAAGTCCGACAGAGGGCTGTAGCATTATACTTCATTGACAAGCTTGCTCTGAGAGCTGGcaatgagaaagaagaaggagagacaGCTGATACTGTGGGCTGCTGTTCCCTCCGAGTAGAGCACATCAACTTACATCCAGAGATGGATGGCCAGGAATACGTGGTTGAGTTTGATTTCCTAGGAAAGGATTCCATCCGATACTACAACAAGGTCCCTGTTGAGAAGAGGGTTTTTAAGAATCTTCAGCTATTTATGGAGAACAAGCAGCCTGAGGATGATCTTTTTGATAGACTAAATACCAGTATCCTCAACAAACACCTTCAAGATCTCATGGAAGGCTTGACAGCCAAGGTTTTCCGTACGTACAACGCTTCTATCACGCTACAGCAGCAGCTAAAGGAGCTCACTGCCCCGGATGAAAATATCCCAGCAAAGATCCTTTCTTATAACCGTGCCAACAGAGCTGTTGCAATTCTGTGTAACCATCAGAGGGCACCACCAAAAACTTTTGAGAAGTCCATGCTGAACCTGCAGACTAAGATTGATGCCAAGAAGGACCAGCTCGCTGATGCCCGAAGAGATCTGAAACGTGCCAAAGCTGAGGCCAAGGTCCAAAACGATGTCAAATCTAAAAAGGTAGTAGAAACTAAGAATAAAGCTGTTCAGAGGCTGGAGGAGCAATTGATGAAGCTGGAGGTTCAGGCCACAGACAGAGAGGAGAACAAACAGATTGCCTTAGGAACCTCCAAACTCAACTATTTAGATCCCAGGATCTCAGTTGCTTGGTGTAAGAAGTGGGGAATCCCGATAGAGAAAATTTATAACAAAACTCAGCGAGAGAAGTTTGCCTGGGCCATTGACATGGCCGATAAAGACTATGAATTTTAGTTGTTTTTACAGGGTGAGGTTTTATGGGAAGGAAACGGGTTTGAGGAATATTAAGAAACTGTGAGCCTTACTTGCCATTGtacttggggggagggaggtgggggaaagaaggacaGCAAGTGCACAAGGAAGTGTTAACAAGCCAACATCTTTGAGaagagaaaaacctggaaatattcTAACAGAGAGCTAAGCCAGTTGTCCTATggacaacttatttaaaaaatatttcagatatcAAAATTCTagctgtatgattttttttttgcattttttgttttgttttgtttttattttaagaggGCAAGTGGATGGGAATTTGTCAAATCTTCCGCCAGACAAATTTGCTATTTCACTGAAGAGTTTGGGTTCTTTAGCTATTGTATACAAAGTCCGATTATATTGGTGCGTTTTTACAGTTAGGGTTTGCAATAACttctatattttaatagaaaatgaaCTCCTAaccttccctccccactccatcactagactattggaattgccctgaatctccttattgctgaaaagagccatgtcccatcttagttgatcatcatataatcttcttggtgctgtgtacaattttttcttggttctattaatgaaataaaatttcaaatcttAAGTATAAGAATTTACAAGAATCTTTGTTaaatttcatcatattttatttGGCCTATTGTTTTTTCCTGCCAAGATCTCTAGACATCCTCTTCATGAATGTGTTATTTCTCTCCAAGCTTTGTGTTAtcttcaaaatttgaaaagaatataaGGTATGCTTTTTTCCAAGttgtgataaaaatattaaataagccAAAGCTGAATGCAAAACCCCAAGCTAGTCTCTTAAGGCTAGTCTCTAAGTTGACCTATCAAATCAATAAATCATCCATTGCCTGTGTGTGAGAAGGtatgtttcatttttcaaagtattatgtatttcaaagtattttgcTACTTTATGGATCTTCCAATTATCTTCCTGAAAGTTTCATAACATAATCAGTATTTGGTTTGTATGTGATTTTACAAGCCATTggccttatttttttaaacatatttttaccatatatTAAAGTATAGACTAGTTTAATTTGAGAAGCTTATTGATACTTTCATAGCATTTCATTACTTTCTAGTTGTctaaaacatatttgcatatatgctGTAATtatcttcttggtttttttttttttttgaggcggtatttttttattgaaggattttttttattttcaaagcatatgcaaagataattgtTTCAAtaatgacccttgaaaaaccttgtgttccaattttcccccccttctccacatttcctcccctagatggcatgtaatccaatatatattaaagatggtaaaaatatatgttaaatccaatataggcatacatatttatacagttatcttgctgcacaagaaaaatcagaaagtaaaaagaaaatgataaagagaatagaattcaagcaaaccacaataaaaagagtgaaaatgctatgttgtgatccattctcacttcccacagttctctctcagaGTGTaaatggttctcatcatcacaaatcattggaacaggcctgaatcatctcattatcaAGAAGAGCCACttgaaagggggggagggggggagtattatttgatttttttttagagggCTTTTTTATCGGATTATCATGAGTATCACAGTAAGAGATAAAGTGTTCTATGATCATTATATTTCTTGTTGCTTTAAGAGGtataataaaaccaactcttccCATTCTTTAATTTACTTATCTctgagtcatttttctttttttctttctttttttttttttttaataactttttattgacagaacccatgccagggtaattttttacaacattatcccttgcacttacttctgttccgatttttcccctccctccctccaccctcttcccccagatggcaagcagtcctatacatgttaaatagattacagtagatcttggatacaatatatgtgtgcagaaccgaacagttttcttgttgctcagggagaattggatttagaaggtataaataacctgggaagaagaacaaaaatgcaaagcagtttacattcatttcctagtgttctttctttgggtgtagctgcttctgtccatccttgatcaattgaaactgagttagatcttctctttgtcgaagatatccacttccattagaatacatcctcatacagtatcattgttgaggtatataatgatttcctggttctgctcatttcgctcagcatcagttcattgtaagtctcgccaatcctctttgtgttcgtcctgctggtcatttcttacagaacaataatattccataacattcatataccacaatttactcaaccattctccaattgatgggcattcattcattttccagtttctggccactacaaacggctgccacaaacattttggcacatactggtccctttccctttttttagtatctctttggggtataagcccagtagagacactgctggatcaaagggtatgcacagtttgataactttttgggcatagttccaaattgctctccagaatggctggatgtgttcacaattccaccaacaatgtattagtgtccctgttttcccacatcccctccaacattctgcattatctttccctgtcattctggccaatctgacaggtgtatagtggtatctcagagttgtcttaatttgcatttctctgatcaatagtgatttggaacactctttcatatgagtagtaatagttttaatttcattatctgaaaattgtctgttcatatcctttgaccatttatcaattggagaatggcttgatttc of the Sarcophilus harrisii chromosome 1, mSarHar1.11, whole genome shotgun sequence genome contains:
- the LOC105749344 gene encoding DNA topoisomerase 1-like; its protein translation is MSDMSGDQLHNDCQIDADFQVNDCHKHKDKYKDHEHRHKEHKKDKEKDREKFKHSNSEHKDSSEKKHREKEKTKHKDGSSKKCKDGDKEKRKEEKGRPSGDANIKKKKKENGFSSPPRIKDEPDDDGYFALSQEDIKPLKRPREDDDIDYKPKKIKTEDIKKVKKWKPEEEEDNKDNKLPEPDNKRKKPEKEEEQKWKWWEEERYPEDIKWKFLEHKGPVFAPPYEPLPENVKFYYDGKVIKLSPKAEEVATFFAKMLDHEYTTKDIFRKNFFKDWRKEMTNEEKNNITSLSKCDFNQISQYFKAQSEARKQMSKEEKLKIKEENERLLKEYGFCVMDNHRERIANFKIEPPGLFRGRGNHPKMGMLKRRIMPEDIIINCSKDAKVPPPPPGHKWKEVRHDNKVTWLVSWTENIQGSIKYIMLNPSSRIKGEKDWQKYETARRLKKCIDRIQNQYREDWKSKEMKVRQRAVALYFIDKLALRAGNEKEEGETADTVGCCSLRVEHINLHPEMDGQEYVVEFDFLGKDSIRYYNKVPVEKRVFKNLQLFMENKQPEDDLFDRLNTSILNKHLQDLMEGLTAKVFRTYNASITLQQQLKELTAPDENIPAKILSYNRANRAVAILCNHQRAPPKTFEKSMLNLQTKIDAKKDQLADARRDLKRAKAEAKVQNDVKSKKVVETKNKAVQRLEEQLMKLEVQATDREENKQIALGTSKLNYLDPRISVAWCKKWGIPIEKIYNKTQREKFAWAIDMADKDYEF